The genomic DNA TCCTTACGGAATAGTGGAATATATAATACCTGAATTCAGAATTTCATCAGAAATGATAAACAGAGATTATCAGCTTGCAGTAAATGCGGGTGTAAACTTTGTTTATAATGTAAATGAAAATTATGATATAGAAGAGCTGAAAAAGGAATATGACTTTGTGGTAGTAGCTACCGGAGCATGGAAAGAAGGAATAATTCCTGTAAAAGAAGGCGGGGAGAATCTGCGTGATGCGTTAGAATTCCTTGAAGATGCCAAAAAGAATGACATAAATATCTCTTTAGGTAAAAAAGTAGCTGTACTTGGTGGCGGAGACGTGGCAATGGACTGCTCGAGAACTGCCAAAAGAGCTCCGGGAGTAGAAAGTGTATCTATAGTATACAGAAGAACAAGAGAATTCATGCCAGCAGAACCTGAAGAAAAAGAACAGGCTCTGGGTGACGGAGTAATATTCCAGGAATTATTATCGCCTGTGTCATATGACGGTAAGAATCTTGTGTGTGAAGTTATGGAACTTGCTGATATAGATGAATCTGGAAGAAGAGGAATAAAAGGTACAGGACAGATGAAAACACTGGAATTCGATACAGTGGTAAGTGCTGTAGGTGCCAGAGTAGATACTTCTTTATTTGAAAAGAATAATTTAAAATTAAATGATAAAGGTTATGTAAATATTAACCAGTTTAATGAGTCAAGCTCTGCTGATGTTTATATAGCCGGTGACTGTAAATCGGGAACATCTACAATAGTAAAAGCTATAGCAGATGCTAAGGTAATAGCTAAGGATATTCTGGATAAAGCCGGATTAACAGTAGATTTTGAAAGATATAATGTAGTTCAGAAAGAAGAAACATTATATGAAAGAAAAGGAATACTAAAAGCAAACACTAAAACTAAAGAAGACGGTGCACGTTGCCTGACTTGTGACCAGGTATGCGAGCTTTGCTGTGATGTTTGTCCTAACAGAGCAAATGTAATGGTAAGAATAAATAACGGTCCGTTCAACCAAACACACCAGATAGTCCATTTAGACGGAATGTGTAATGAATGCGGAAACTGCGGTGTTTTCTGTCCGCATACAGGAAATCCATATAAAGATAAAATAACTGTATTCTGGACAGAGGAAGACTTTGTCGACAGTACTAACAAAGGATTCCTTCCTCTTGGAAATGATACATTCAGAGTCAGAAAAGAGGACGGAAGCATAATAGATCATGTATTGGGAGACGGTCAGATTTCCCGTGAAATGAATGAAGTGTTAAATACAATACTAAAAGACTACTCATACTATATGATGAGTTTATAGGAGGTAGAAATGATTTTAATCGGTAACGGAAGAGTTTTTACACGTGATGAAAATAATCCATATATTGAAAATGGTGCGGTGTTAATAGACGGAAAAGTTATTAAAGAAATAGGGAAAACTGATGAGCTTAAAGCCAAGTATCCTGATGCCCAGTATAAGGATGCAAAAGGGCATCTGGTAATGCCCGGATTTATAAATCCTCATATGCATTATTACAGTACATTCGCAAGAGGGATGTTTTTGGACAATCCTCCGGCAACTATGTTCAGCGATATACTGAAAGGGCTGTGGTGGAGACTTGACAGAGCTCTGACTCTGGAGGATGTATATTATAGTGCGGCTATGCCTATGATAGAGCAAATAAAAAGCGGTGTTACTACGGTAATAGATCACCATGCCAGTGCATATGCAGTAGAAGGAAGTCTTTTTAAGATAGCTGATGCTGCACGTGAATTCGGAATCAGAAGCAACTTGTGTTATGAAACTTCGGACAGAGACGGGGAAGCTATAGCAAAAGCCGGAATTAAAGAAAATGCAGACTTTATAAAATATTGCAACGAGCAAAAAGATGATATGATAAAAGGACTTTTTGGATTTCATGCTTCTATGACTGTATCGGATAAAACACTTGACGAAAGCCTTGCTGCAGCAGCAAATGTTAATGGAGGATTTCATGTACACTGTGCCGAAGGTATAGAAGATGTGGCAGACTCTCTTGCCAAGTATAACCAGAGAGTAATAGAAAGATGGTATAAAAGAGGAGTACTGAATGAAAAGAGTATAGCAGTACACTGTATCCATCTAAGCAGTGATGAAATAGATATGTTAAAAGAAAGCAATGTAGCTGTAGTTCATAACCCTGAGTCAAATATGGGAAATGCAGTAGGAATAGCTCCGATTCTTGAAATGATGAAAAGAGGAGTATTAGTAGGACTGGGAACTGACGGTTACACTGCTGATATGACTGAATCATATAAAGTAGCAAATATTATTCATAAGCATGTAAATAAGCTTCCAAGCGTGGGATGGACTGAACCGCCTCAAATGTTATTTGATAATAACAGAAAAATAGTAAACAGATTTATTGATGGAACAACAGGAATTCTAAAAGAAGGAGCTTATGCGGATATTATCATAGTAGATTATAAAGGACCTACACCTGTGAATGAAACAAATCTGAACAGTCATATTCTGTTCGGCGTAACAGGAAGAAATGTAGATACTACAATAATAAACGGACGTGTGGTAATGGACGAAAGAAAACTAGTAGACATTGATGAAGACAGAGTAGCTGCAAAGAGTGTAGAACTGGCACAAAAATTATGGAATCGTATATAGAGCTTAATTGTAAAATGGTATCCTGATACTCTGACCTGTTTTATATAAATACAGGATCGGGTATAAGTGTTTCGGCATTGACAGATATTTAAAACTGGATATAAGTCGGTCAAGGCACTGGTACAGTGTTTATGAAACACTGTACTATGAATAATGGTTTATAAATACATTATCAACACTTTACAGCAAGGTATACTAAAGATAGTCGTTTTATATAATCTTAATAATTGGCAAGATGGAGGAAAAAATGACTTATACTTTTAATATTAATGGTAAAGAATATGGAACCGAGATAAAGAAGAACTTATTGGATTACTTAAGAGATGATTTAGAATTAACAGGAACAAAAAACGGGTGCAGCGAAGGAGCATGCGGTACCTGTACGGTAATACTGGACGGGAAAGCAATGAGAGCCTGTGTGCTTACTACTGAAAAAATAAACGGGAAAAGTATTATAACTATAGAGGGATTAAGTGAAAGAGAAAGGGAAGTTTATGCTTACGCATTTAGTAAGACAGGAGCCGTACAGTGCGGCTTCTGTATCCCGGGAATGGTAATAAGCAGTAAAGTGCTGCTTGATAAAAACCAGAATCCTACTCTTGATGAAATAAAAACAGCCCTTAGAGGAAATATATGCAGATGTACAGGATATATCAAGATTTTTGATGCGGTAAATCTGGCAGCGGAAATATTCAGAGAAAACAGGGAAGTTCCAAAGGTACAATGCAAAGGTCTTGTGGGAGAAAATCTTGAAAGAGTGGATGCAGTGGAAAAAACACTTGGAACAGGAGTGTATGTGGATGATATCCATATAGAAGGAATGCTTCACGGTTCATGTGTAAGACCGGAATTTCCGAGAATTCTTGTGAAAAAAATTGATATACAGAAAGCAAAAGAGTATCCCGGAGTAGTAGAAGTATTTACTAAGCAGAATCTTCCGGAGCTTCAGAATCTCGGTCACCTGGTAAAGGACTGGCCTGCACTTATAGGTGAAGGCGAGGAAACAAGATATGTGGGAGATGCTCTGGCACTGGTAGTAGCTGAATCGGAAGAAATTCTTGAAGAAGCAAAAAAACTGGTAGTCGTGGAGTATGAAAAGCTGGAGCCTGTTAGAAATCCTGCAGAAGCCATGAAAGAAGGAGCTCCTAAGATACATGAAAAAGGAAATCTGTTATTTCATCAGGATTTGTACAGGGGAAATCCAGAAGAAAAAATAGCAAAGTCAAAATATGTGGTAAAGGATCATTTTTCTGTTCCGTTTACAGACCATGCATTTATGGAGCCTGAATGTGCAATAGCTATGCCTGACGGTGACGATAAGCTTTTGATGTATACTGCTTCACAAAATATTTTTGATGAGCAGAGAGAAATTGCACAAATGCTGAGTATAGAGCCTGATCGTATAAGAATACAAAGTAAACTCGTAGGAGGAGGCTTTGGAGGAAAGGAAGATATGTCTGTTCAGCACCATGCAGCTTTGGCGGCATATATGCTGAAAAGACCCGTAAAGGTAAAATTCTCAAGACAGGAAAGTATAATGTATCACACAAAGCGTCACCCGATGGAAATGGACTTTACTGTGGGCTGTGATGAAAATGGTATTTTACAGGGACTGGTTGCCACTATAATTTCTGATACAGGAGCCTATGCTTCACTGGGAGGACCGGTATTGCAGAGAGCATGTACACATGCTGCAGGACCGTATAACTTTCAGGATATAAATATACAGGGAAGTGCATATTACACTAATAATCCTCCAGCAGGAGCATACAGAGGATTCGGGGTAACGCAGTCATTATTTGCCATGGAAGCATGTCTTAATAAACTGGCAGATATGGTAGGAATATCACATTGGGAAATGAGATACAGAAATGCAATCAAGCCGGGAGATATACTTCCAAATGGTCAGATAGCAGATGAAAGTACAGCTTTTATAGAAACTCTGGAAGCTGTAAAAGAAGAATATGATAATGCCAAATATGTAGGAATAGGATGCGGAATCAAAAACAGCGGTCTTGGTGTGGGAATACCCGATACCGGAAGATGTAAGGCTTCTGTGGAAAATGGAAAGGTGCATGTAAGAACAGCAGCTGCATGTATAGGACAGGGGCTTGCCACTGTAATGCTGCAGATAGCTGCTCAAACACTTGATATAGCCACCGACCTAATCGTAATGGAAGCTCCTGATACAGCAAGAACACCAAATTCAGGAACAACAACAGCTTCAAGACAGACACTCGTTACAGGAGAGGCTGTAAGAAAAGTAACACAAATGGTAAAAGATGAGCTGGATAAGGGAAAAACACTGGCAGATCTTGAAGGTCAGGAATTTTATGCAGAATATCTGGCTAAAACGGATCCTATGGGAACAGATGTTCCAAATCCTGTAAGTCACGTAGGATACGGTTATGCAACACAAATAGTAATCCTTGATGATAACGGAATGCTTAAAAGGGTAGTTGCCGCACATGATGTGGGAACTCCTATAAACCCTATAAACGTAGAAGGACAAATAGAAGGCGGTGTGGTTATGTCGCTTGGATATGCCTTAACAGAGGATTATCCGCTTGTAGATTCTATGCCAAAGGTAAAATACGGTACTCTCGGGCTCTTCAGAGCTACACAGGTACCGGAAATAAAAGCCGTTATAGTAAAAAAGGACGAACAGAATCCTATGGCCTACGGTGCAAAAGGCGTGGGAGAAATAGCAAGTATACCTACAGCACCGGCAGTACAGGATGCTTACTATATGTTTGATAAAAAATTCAGAACAAAGCTTCCTTTAGGGGAAACACCTTATAATAAAAAGAAAATAGAAGATTAAAACCGGCACCCGGCAGATTACAAATAATAACTGCCGTAGTGCTTTAATAAAAGCTTTAGGATAGTAAATGAAATTAAAAATTCAGATACGGAAAATAATTCGTATCCTGTTACATCTGACAGTTGGGGTGTATATGGTAAAGCACAGATGCTTGAAAAGGGATCTGTCAAATATTACACCGGTAATTTTTTCTTATTGTAATCAGACAATTGAAAGAAAAATATACATATAAAAATTGTTATATTTTCTGTCAGAAAGTTGATTTTAAAGAAAGTTTATGCTAAGCTTAGTAGCTATATATAAAATAAAAAAATTCAAAATTAATTAATTACAAAAATTAGGAGGAAATAATGGAAAAAATAGTAATAAGTACGCCAAATGCTCCAGCAGCAATTGGTCCATATGCACAAGGAATCAGATTAGGAGACGTGGTTTATACTTCGGGACAGCTTCCTATTGATCCAAAAACAGGTGAACTTGTAAGTGATGATATAAAGAAAGCCACAAGACAAAGTCTTGAAAATGTAAAGGCTGTTTTAGAAGCAGGGGGAAGCTCTGTAGGGAAAATAGTAAAGGTACTTATCCTGTTAAATGATATCAATGATTTTGCAGCAATGAACGAGGTATATAATGAGTTCTTCGAAGGAACAGAATATCCTGCAAGATCAGCTTTTGAAGTAGCAACACTGCCTAAAAATGCTCTTATAGAGATAGAAGCAGTAGGGCACATTTAAATAAATTTTATTTACATTACTCCCCTTAGTATGTTTAATACATCTTGGGGAGTACTTTTAAATAATAAAGAAAATTTGATTTTTTGCAAAATAGTGGTAAACTTATAATGATCAATAATTATGTAAAATAACTAAAAAAAAGTTTACTATACAGGAGATAAGATGAAATTATTCAAAATAGCTGATTTGGAAGATGTATTGAAAATATTGAAAGAACAGAAATCAGAAGATATTTGCGAGGAAATTACAATTGAGGAATCTTTGGGAAGAATTCTATATGAAGATATATTGTCGGATATTAATATTCCCCACTTTGACAGGTCAACAGTGGACGGATACGCGGTTCATCATAAATCTGTGAATGGTGCATCTGAAATGATGCCTATTATTACAAAAATAACAGAAAAAATAAAAATGAACAGTATTCCTGAAAAAGAAATAAAAACCGGGGAAAGCTCATATATTCCCACTGGAGGAATGATGCCGAAGGGTGCGGATTCTGTGGTTATGATGGAGTACACGGAAAAATTGTCAGAAAATGATGTTTTGATAGGGAAAACCGTTAGTCCGCTTGAAAATGTAAATTCTACAGGTGAAGATATAGAGAAGGGAGAATTAGTATTAGAAGCATTTCGTAAAATAAAGGCATATGATATGGGACTTTTAGCAGCTTTGGGAATAAAAAATATAAAAGTACTTAAAAAACTAAAAATTGGAATAATCTCTACAGGAGATGAAATAATAGAATATTATGAAATGCCCTTACCGGGACAGGTAAGAAATAGTAATTCTCTGTCACTCTACGGGATGACAGAAAGAGCAGGGGCTGTTCCGTATAATTTCGGAATAGTAAAAGATGATGAGGAGGCTGTAAAAAAGGCTTTGAATGAAGCTCTTTCAAAGTGTGATATAGTTTTAATATCAGGAGGAAGCTCTGTCGGCGAAAGAGATCATACGATAAGTGCAGTAGAAAGTATACCGGAAGCAGAGGTTCTGGTTCACGGCATAGCCATAAAACCAGGAAAACCTACAATTATAGCAAGAAGCGGCAGCAAAATGATATTCGGGCTTCCGGGAAATCCTTTTGCAGTACTGGTGATTTTTAGAACAATAATAGAAAAATATATAAACAGATTTTCTGAAAAGGAAAAATTCGTAACAGCACTGTTTGATACTAATTATCATAAGGCAATGGGAAGAAGTGAATTTCTTCCTGTAAAGCTTGAAGAACGCGATGATGAAGTATACGCGCTGCCCCTGAGGGTGAAATCATCTTCAGTAGCAGTACTGGCTAAAGCGGACGGATTTGTGATTATAGAAAAGAATAAAGAAGGACTTTACAGCGGGGAAAAAATAAAAGTTTATGAATTATAGGAGTATTTATGAATAATAAGGCATATCTTACCAATTATGATATAAACGAAGCATTGGATAAATATATAAAATTATTAAATATAAAAGAAAGTACAGAAGAGACAGAAACTAAAGACAGTCTCGGAAGAATAAGTGCCGAAGGCGTTTATGCCAAAATATCCAATCCTTTTTATAATTGCTCTGCAATGGACGGTATTGCGGTAAAAGCAGTAAAAACCCACGGAGCAAACGAAAAAAATCATATAATACTGGAAAAAGGGACAGACTACGAGGAAGTAGATACGGGAGATCCTATTCCTGAAAGTTTTGATGCGGTAATAATGGTGGAAGATATAATAAAGGAAAGCGAAACATCTGTGAAAATCCATAAAAGCGCAGCAAGATGGGAAAATATAAGGTCACTTGGAGAGGATATAGTGGAATCTACCCTTATTATAGGAAAAAACCATAAAATAAGACCGGTAGATATAGGAGCTATGATTGCCGGAGGCATTTCAAAAGTACATGTTTACAAAAAGCCCTTGGTGGGAATTATTCCAACAGGAGACGAAATAGTAGAATTGAATGATAACCTGAAAATAGGTGATATTATAGAGTTTAACAGTAAGATGTTTGCGGCACAGGTAAATGAATGGGGAATGGAATCAAAAGTTTACGGTATCGCAAAGGATAAAAAGGAAGATATTATTGCTGCTCTGGAAAAAGCTTATAAAGAGTGTGATGTGGTAATAATCAATGCCGGCTCTTCAGCAGGCAGGGAAGATTATACATATGATGCTGTGAGTGCGCTGGGGAAAGTTCATATCCATGGAATAGCGATAAAACCGGGGAAACCGGCTATATTGGGTGAAATAAACGGAAAACCTGTGATAGGAGTTCCCGGCTATCCTGTATCGGCATACTTTGTAATGGAAAACATAGTAAAACCGGTAATTTCAAAATATATTAATTTTTTTGATGAAAAAGAAGAGATAGAAGCGGTGTTATCAAGAAGAGTAATGTCTTCACTGAAATATCTCGAATTTATAAGAGTAAAAATAGGTCTTGTAGATGAAAAATATATCGCCACGCCGCTGCAGAGAGGTGCAGGGACTACAATGTCCCTGGTAAACTGTGACGGTGTTTTGGAAGTACCGCAGAATTATGAAGGATATGAAAAAGGTGAAACTGTAAAATTAAAGCTTTTGAAAACTCAAAAAGAGATAAAAAATACTCTTGTTCTTATAGGAAGCCATGATCCTATACTGGATACCGCATCTGATATGATGAAAAACAGAAATTTCAGATACACGCTTTCATCAGCGCATGTGGGAAGCATGGGAGGAATTACTGCCCTCAGAAATGAAGAATGTCACATAAGCACAATGCACCTTTTGGATGAAGAAACAGGGGAATACAATATTCCTTTTATAAAAAAATATATTCCCGGAAAAGAACTGGTTCTTATAAAATTCGTAAAGCGGACACAGGGAATTATGGTCAGAAAAGACAGAAAGTTTTCTGTGAGTTCAATAGAGGATATAAAAAATAATAATCTAAGCTTTGTAAACAGACAAAAAGGATCAGGGACAAGACTTTTATTCGATTATGAGCTGAAAAAAGCAGGAATAAATCCGGAAGAGATAACAGGCTATGAAAGAGAAGAGCTGACACACCTTGCAGTAGCAGCAGCGGTGAAGAATGGAGATGCTGACTGCGGTATTGGTGTTTATTCAGCTGCTAATATAATGAATCTTGATTTTATACCAATAGGCGACGAGCATTATGATTTGGTTATGCCTGTTAAGTATCTCGGATTAGAATCATTTTTGGAGTTTCTTAACACCATAAAAAGTGATGAATATAAAAAACAGCTTGATAAAATGGGGGGATATGCCTATGATGAATTAGGAAAAATGATATACCTGTAGATTTACGGGAAAATCCTAAACTGATTGATTACTTAGTGTAGTATCTCACTTATAATTAATAAAATAACATTGCCGGCTTTGTCAGCTGCTGTGTCATTATTGGTCAATATTTATGTTGGGTGTTCTGCGGAACAGTAAAATATTCTGCGCCTTTTAACTAATTATGATTGAGACACTACACTAAAATTTCACATAAATACAAAAAATTAATTAGGAGGATAAGTATGAAAGGATATGTTGGGAAAATATTAAGAGTAAACTTAAGTGACTCGAGTATCAGCGAAGAGAATCTGGACATTGAAAAAGCAAAAAAGTTCATTGGTGCCCGTGGGCTGGGAGCCAAAATAATGTTTGAGGAGGTAGATCCTAAGGTAGATGCGTTAAGTCCTGAAAATAAGCTTATTATAGCTACAGGGCCTTGTACTGGGTATACAATGCCGACAGGCGGAAGATATATGGTTATGACCAAATCACCGCTTACAGGAACATTAGCTTTTGCCAATTCAGGAGGAAGATGGGGTGCAGAGTTCAAATTTACCGGAAATGATGTGATTATCTTTGAAGGAAAGGCAGAAAAACCTGTTTATCTTTATATAGAGGATGATAAGGTAGAAATCAGAGATGCAGGTCATTTATGGGGAAAAAGAGTAAGTGAAACTACTGAAATCCTGAAAAATGAAACTGATAAAAATGCAAAGGTAATGTGTATAGGACCGGCAGGTGAAAGATTATCGCTTATTTCGGCAATTATGAATGATGTAGACAGAGCAGCCGGGCGTGGAGGAGTAGGAGCAGTAATGGGTTCCAAAAATCTGAAAGCTGTGGTAGTAAGAGGAACTAAAAAGCTGGAATATGCAGATCCTGCTAAGTCAAAAGCTGTAGCAATGGAGAAAATAAAGATATTAAAGGATAATCCTGTGGCAGGAAACGGGCTTCCTACATATGGAACAGCAGTACTGGTAAACATTATTAATGAAAACGGAGTACTCCCTGTAAAAAACTTTCAGGGATCATATGCACCAAAAGCAGATGATATAAGCGGGGAAACTCTGAGAGAAACAAGTCTGGTAAGAAATTCTGCATGCTACAGATGTACAATAGGGTGCGGAAGATGGGTAAAATTAAAAGACGGAAGAGAAGTAGGAGGTCCGGAATACGAAACAATATGGGCATTTGGTTCTGACTGTGATAACTACGATCTGGAATCTATTAATGAAGCAAACGAGCTTTGCAATGAGTACGGTCTGGATACAATTTCAGCAGGAGCTACTATAGCTGCTGCAATGGAACTGAGAGAAAAAGGTCTTATAAAGGACGAAGAAATAGCCGGAGACGGTCTCAGTCTTGGCTGGGGAGACAGTAAGGCAATCGTGGAATGGACAAGAAAAATGGGAGAAAGAGAAGGATTCGGATATGAGCTGGCAAAGGGTTCATACAGACTGTGTGACGAACACGGAGCACCCGAGCTTTCAATGACTGTAAAGAAACAGGAGCTTCCTGCTTATGATCCGAGAGGAATACAGGGACACGGGATTACATATGCAGTAAGTAACAGAGGTGCTTGTCACGTAAAAGGATATATGATCAGTCCTGAAATACTAGGACAGCCTGAAAAGCTTGACAGATTTGAGCTGAAAGGGAAGCCTGCATATGCCAAGGTTTTCCATGATCTTACTGCTGTGGTTGATTCATTGGGGCTTTGTATATTTACGACTTTTGGTCTTGGGGCACAGGATTTCGTGGATATGGCAAATGCCTGCTACGGAGAAGAAGTATTTGATGTAAACAGTCTTATGGAAGCAGGAGACAGAATATGGACGCTTGAAAAGCTTTATAATCTGCGTGCAGGAATAGATAAAGATGACGACACACTTCCAAAAAGACTTCTGGAAGACGAAATAGCTGACGGACCGTCAAAAGGATGGGTACATAAGCTTTCAGAACTCCTTCCGGAATATTATGAGGTAAGAGGATGGGACAGAACAACAAGTGTTCCTACAGATGAAACATTAAAAAAACTAGGTATAGAGGAATATTCATGGAAATAGAAGTAAGATTATTTGCATATTTCAGAGAAGGCAGAGGAAAGATATTAAAGTTTCCCATAGACGGAAATACTACTCCTCTTGATGTTCTGGATGAATTG from Sebaldella termitidis ATCC 33386 includes the following:
- the ssnA gene encoding putative aminohydrolase SsnA, whose product is MILIGNGRVFTRDENNPYIENGAVLIDGKVIKEIGKTDELKAKYPDAQYKDAKGHLVMPGFINPHMHYYSTFARGMFLDNPPATMFSDILKGLWWRLDRALTLEDVYYSAAMPMIEQIKSGVTTVIDHHASAYAVEGSLFKIADAAREFGIRSNLCYETSDRDGEAIAKAGIKENADFIKYCNEQKDDMIKGLFGFHASMTVSDKTLDESLAAAANVNGGFHVHCAEGIEDVADSLAKYNQRVIERWYKRGVLNEKSIAVHCIHLSSDEIDMLKESNVAVVHNPESNMGNAVGIAPILEMMKRGVLVGLGTDGYTADMTESYKVANIIHKHVNKLPSVGWTEPPQMLFDNNRKIVNRFIDGTTGILKEGAYADIIIVDYKGPTPVNETNLNSHILFGVTGRNVDTTIINGRVVMDERKLVDIDEDRVAAKSVELAQKLWNRI
- the xdh gene encoding selenium-dependent xanthine dehydrogenase, yielding MTYTFNINGKEYGTEIKKNLLDYLRDDLELTGTKNGCSEGACGTCTVILDGKAMRACVLTTEKINGKSIITIEGLSEREREVYAYAFSKTGAVQCGFCIPGMVISSKVLLDKNQNPTLDEIKTALRGNICRCTGYIKIFDAVNLAAEIFRENREVPKVQCKGLVGENLERVDAVEKTLGTGVYVDDIHIEGMLHGSCVRPEFPRILVKKIDIQKAKEYPGVVEVFTKQNLPELQNLGHLVKDWPALIGEGEETRYVGDALALVVAESEEILEEAKKLVVVEYEKLEPVRNPAEAMKEGAPKIHEKGNLLFHQDLYRGNPEEKIAKSKYVVKDHFSVPFTDHAFMEPECAIAMPDGDDKLLMYTASQNIFDEQREIAQMLSIEPDRIRIQSKLVGGGFGGKEDMSVQHHAALAAYMLKRPVKVKFSRQESIMYHTKRHPMEMDFTVGCDENGILQGLVATIISDTGAYASLGGPVLQRACTHAAGPYNFQDINIQGSAYYTNNPPAGAYRGFGVTQSLFAMEACLNKLADMVGISHWEMRYRNAIKPGDILPNGQIADESTAFIETLEAVKEEYDNAKYVGIGCGIKNSGLGVGIPDTGRCKASVENGKVHVRTAAACIGQGLATVMLQIAAQTLDIATDLIVMEAPDTARTPNSGTTTASRQTLVTGEAVRKVTQMVKDELDKGKTLADLEGQEFYAEYLAKTDPMGTDVPNPVSHVGYGYATQIVILDDNGMLKRVVAAHDVGTPINPINVEGQIEGGVVMSLGYALTEDYPLVDSMPKVKYGTLGLFRATQVPEIKAVIVKKDEQNPMAYGAKGVGEIASIPTAPAVQDAYYMFDKKFRTKLPLGETPYNKKKIED
- a CDS encoding RidA family protein; translation: MEKIVISTPNAPAAIGPYAQGIRLGDVVYTSGQLPIDPKTGELVSDDIKKATRQSLENVKAVLEAGGSSVGKIVKVLILLNDINDFAAMNEVYNEFFEGTEYPARSAFEVATLPKNALIEIEAVGHI
- a CDS encoding molybdopterin molybdotransferase MoeA; its protein translation is MKLFKIADLEDVLKILKEQKSEDICEEITIEESLGRILYEDILSDINIPHFDRSTVDGYAVHHKSVNGASEMMPIITKITEKIKMNSIPEKEIKTGESSYIPTGGMMPKGADSVVMMEYTEKLSENDVLIGKTVSPLENVNSTGEDIEKGELVLEAFRKIKAYDMGLLAALGIKNIKVLKKLKIGIISTGDEIIEYYEMPLPGQVRNSNSLSLYGMTERAGAVPYNFGIVKDDEEAVKKALNEALSKCDIVLISGGSSVGERDHTISAVESIPEAEVLVHGIAIKPGKPTIIARSGSKMIFGLPGNPFAVLVIFRTIIEKYINRFSEKEKFVTALFDTNYHKAMGRSEFLPVKLEERDDEVYALPLRVKSSSVAVLAKADGFVIIEKNKEGLYSGEKIKVYEL
- a CDS encoding molybdopterin biosynthesis protein gives rise to the protein MNNKAYLTNYDINEALDKYIKLLNIKESTEETETKDSLGRISAEGVYAKISNPFYNCSAMDGIAVKAVKTHGANEKNHIILEKGTDYEEVDTGDPIPESFDAVIMVEDIIKESETSVKIHKSAARWENIRSLGEDIVESTLIIGKNHKIRPVDIGAMIAGGISKVHVYKKPLVGIIPTGDEIVELNDNLKIGDIIEFNSKMFAAQVNEWGMESKVYGIAKDKKEDIIAALEKAYKECDVVIINAGSSAGREDYTYDAVSALGKVHIHGIAIKPGKPAILGEINGKPVIGVPGYPVSAYFVMENIVKPVISKYINFFDEKEEIEAVLSRRVMSSLKYLEFIRVKIGLVDEKYIATPLQRGAGTTMSLVNCDGVLEVPQNYEGYEKGETVKLKLLKTQKEIKNTLVLIGSHDPILDTASDMMKNRNFRYTLSSAHVGSMGGITALRNEECHISTMHLLDEETGEYNIPFIKKYIPGKELVLIKFVKRTQGIMVRKDRKFSVSSIEDIKNNNLSFVNRQKGSGTRLLFDYELKKAGINPEEITGYEREELTHLAVAAAVKNGDADCGIGVYSAANIMNLDFIPIGDEHYDLVMPVKYLGLESFLEFLNTIKSDEYKKQLDKMGGYAYDELGKMIYL
- a CDS encoding aldehyde ferredoxin oxidoreductase family protein translates to MKGYVGKILRVNLSDSSISEENLDIEKAKKFIGARGLGAKIMFEEVDPKVDALSPENKLIIATGPCTGYTMPTGGRYMVMTKSPLTGTLAFANSGGRWGAEFKFTGNDVIIFEGKAEKPVYLYIEDDKVEIRDAGHLWGKRVSETTEILKNETDKNAKVMCIGPAGERLSLISAIMNDVDRAAGRGGVGAVMGSKNLKAVVVRGTKKLEYADPAKSKAVAMEKIKILKDNPVAGNGLPTYGTAVLVNIINENGVLPVKNFQGSYAPKADDISGETLRETSLVRNSACYRCTIGCGRWVKLKDGREVGGPEYETIWAFGSDCDNYDLESINEANELCNEYGLDTISAGATIAAAMELREKGLIKDEEIAGDGLSLGWGDSKAIVEWTRKMGEREGFGYELAKGSYRLCDEHGAPELSMTVKKQELPAYDPRGIQGHGITYAVSNRGACHVKGYMISPEILGQPEKLDRFELKGKPAYAKVFHDLTAVVDSLGLCIFTTFGLGAQDFVDMANACYGEEVFDVNSLMEAGDRIWTLEKLYNLRAGIDKDDDTLPKRLLEDEIADGPSKGWVHKLSELLPEYYEVRGWDRTTSVPTDETLKKLGIEEYSWK